Sequence from the uncultured Flavobacterium sp. genome:
TTTTAAATCAGAATCTGAGTTAATATGCCCTTGTTGTCCGACGTTTACAAAATCGCTTCCCCATTTTTCGGCAAAATATTGTTTTCTTTCGAAAGAAGCATAAGGATCATTTTCGCTTGCCACAACTATTGAAGGAAAAGGTAATTTTGAAATTGGCATTGGCGCAAAATTCCGAACAGATTCCGGAGTATGTTGAGGTGAATCTACATCAGCGGGAGCGACCAATAATGCGCCAACAATATTCTTGTTTGTATTTGCTGCTGCCCAATGTTGTACTAACGAAACTGCCAAACTATGCGCAACGAGAATAGTTGGACGATCGAGTTTAGCAACTTCTTCATTTAAGCGTTCAATCCATTCTTCGCGAATAGGTTCGTCCCAATTGTCCTGAACTAAACGAATAGAATTTTTAAATTTTTTATGCCAAAAGGTTTGCCAGTGTTTTACGCCTGAATTTCCTAATCCGGGTAGTATTAATAAGTTTGTTTCCATTGCCGTGGATTTTATTTAGAGATTATTTTTTGTGTTCCTTTATAATTCGGTTTACTTCGTTTACAAGCAACGGAAAACCAGGTTCAGTCATTCCGTGTCCATAACCGTCCAGTTCATAGAGTTTAGTTTGTTTATGTCCAACTAATTTCATCATGCGCGCCATATAGGCGTTTTCTTCGTATCGACCCAACATTTCCAGTTCACGATCTCCTGTAATTAATAAAAGTGGCGGAGCATCAGCGCGAACATAAAACAAAGGAGCAAAAGCATCAACAGTTGGTGTAGTATCAGGAATTCCGTTTTCTTTTCTAATTTGAAAATGCGTAATACATTGTCCGCTAAACGGAATTAATCCAGCGATTTTATTCGCATCGATTCCTTCTTTTTGAAGCCATTTTTTATCAAGACCAATCATCAAGCCCAGATATCCTCCAGCAGAATGTCCTGACACGAAAATTAAAGAAGTATCTCCGCCATAAGACGCGATATTGTTAAATGCCCAAGAAACGGCAGCAGCGGCATCTTCAATAGCTTTTGCGGCTTTTACTTTTGGCGCTAGTCTATAATTCACACCAATAATCGCAAAACCTTTATTTTTTAAAGCTTCAGGAATTTCTTTGCTTCCACCGGTTAATCCACCGCCATGAAACCAAACGATTGTAGCAAAGTTTTTGGTGTTTTTTGGATAATAAATATCAAGAACACAACGTTCATTTATATAACTATCAGACTTATTGGTTGGTGCGTTATAATATTGAATATTTGATTTTGTTTCGTATTCTAAGTTTTGAGAAAATGAAGCAATCCCAATAAAGAATAAAACAAGTAAGAGGATTGTTTTTTTCATTTTAAAAATGGAATTATTATTAACTAGTTTTAGGCAGTTTGTATAATCTAAAATCTAAACTCTGCAATCTAAAAATAATAAATTTATATATAAAAAAAGTCCAAAATGCGGGACATATTGGACTTGTACTTTTAAAAAAGTTATATTCGACTAAATATCGTCAAAATCAATATCAGTAAAACTAGTTCTTTGCGTTTCCGGCTTATCAGAACCGTATTCTTTTTTGAAATCTTTTTGGTGTCTTTCAGAAATTACTTCTTCGCCTTTGTGGTTCAAGACATATGAAGTCATTTCTTCTAGTATTTCGGCAAAAGCACTAAAATCTTCTTTGTACAAGTAAATTTTGTGTTTTTTAAAATGAAAAGAACCATCTTCTTCAGTAAATTTTTTACTTTCGGTAATCGTGATATAATAATCGTCAGCTTTAGTAGCTCTCACATCAAAGAAATAAGTTCTTCTTCCTGCTCGTAATACTTTAGAAAAAATCTCTTCTTTTTCTAACATGTCATTTTCTCTCATAATACGTTCTATCATTTTTTGGAATTAATAGTACTCAAAAATCATAAAAAATTATCTATTACGCAACATTTAAAGTAATTCTTTTTCCGAAAGTTGTTTTAAATATAACGATGAATAATAGCCTTCCTGATTTATTAATTGATTATGAGAGCCTTGTTGTATGATTCTTCCGTCTTCTAAAATGATTATTTTGTCGGCATTCTTAGCCGATGAAACTCGATGACTGACTATTATTGTAGTTTTATCTTTACAAATTCCGAACAAATTGCTTAAAATCGTTTCTTCGGTTTCAGTATCTACCGCAGACAAACAATCGTCGAAAAGTAAAATAGCCGGGTTTTTAATAATCGCACGCGCAATAGATACACGTTGCTTTTGTCCGCCCGAAAGTGTGATTCCTCTTTCTCCTAAAATAGTGTCATATTGTTTGTTAAAAGCAATGATATTATCGTGAACCACAGCGCTTTTGGCTGCTTCTTCAACTTCTTCGTTAGTGGCGTTTTGATTGCCAAATTTGATATTATTTTTAATCGTATCCGAGAATAAAAAAGCATCCTGAGGCACAATTCCAATGTTGTTTCTTAAATCATTTAAATTTAAAGTACTTATTTCGTTTTGGTCAATTATGATTCTTCCTTCCGTAACATCATATAAACGGGAAATCAATGATAATATTGTAGACTTTCCAGAACCTGTTTTGCCCAGAATTGCCAATGTTTCTCCTTTTTTTACTGTAAAAGTGACATTTTTCAGCGCTTCAATATTAGTATCTTCATAAGTATAACTCACATTTTCGAACGCAATAGAACCTTGAATATCAGAGTGATTTTCGTTATTGTTTGTGATTTCCGGTTCAATTTTCAAAAATTCATTCAAACGTTTTTGAGAAGCTTCTGCTTCCTGAACCATTGACGAAACCCATCCTAACGAAGCTACAGGCCAGGTTAGCATATTTACATATAAAATAAACTCAGCAATTGTACCAATATTTGCAATCGTTCCGTTGATGTACATTACACCTCCAAAATAAATTACCACAAGATTACTGATTCCGATTAAGGCGATCATCAAAGGCCCAAATAACGATTGAACTTTGGCTAAATCTAAGCTCTTCTTTTTGCTTTCATCGGCAAGAGCCACCATATTATTCTGATGTTGATTTTCTAAAGAATACGCTTTTATAACACGAATTCCTGAGAATATTTCTTGTGAAAAACTCGAAACTTTTGACAGGTATTGCTGAAAAGTAGTGCTTCGTTTGTTGATTTCTGAACTCAGTTTAAAAATGCAATACGAAAGAATTGGCAACGGCAGAATAGTGTATAAAGTCAGCAATGGCGAAACATTATACATATATATAATAACGATGGCAAAACGGATAAAGGTGTTTATCGTGTACATAACCGCCGGACCAACATACATACGAACTTTAGAAACATCTTCGCTGATACGATTCATTAAATCTCCTGTTCGGTTTTGCTTGTAGAAGTTTTGCGAAAGATTCTCGTATTGTTTGAAAACCTCATTTTTTAAATCAAACTCGATATGACGCGACATTACGATTAAAGTCTGGCGCATTAAAAAAGTTAGAAAACCCGCAACAATTGTAGTTGCTATGATTAGCAGTACGTTATGAATTAATCCTTCGCGATAAGTATCAATAATTGCTTGCGAAGTTTGATCTGCTTTTGGCAGTTTATCAAACTTCTCGATCGCGTTTAAGGACTTGCTAATTAGTTTTGGAGTAAATAAAGAGAATATTTGTGCGATTATGGTGATTAAAATTCCTAAAGAGAAACTATATTTATATTTAATGAAATATTTGTTTAAATAGCTTAATTCTTTCATTTTTTTAAGAGATTCAATGTTGAAATGTTTGGATTTTATAAATTATTATGAATTAAAGTTAGCGTAATTTATAATTTTATCAGAACAAATCGATTGTTTAATTGTTATTTTAAAGATAAAAAATTAGCACATATGCATTTTTTAATTATGTTTGAGATGTCTTTTTGACAAATTCATAATTTTAACTAATAAATACTATCGCTATGGATGCAACTTTCGCAACTGGAAAGGAACTTCAAAAAATGGATCCGGTTTTTGGTCAATTATCTTTTGACGATCACGAACAAATTGTTTTTTGCAATGACAAAGATACAGGTTTAAAAGCAATTATTGGTATTCATAATTCAGTTATGGGGCCAGCTTTGGGAGGTACTAGAATGTGGAATTATAATACTGAATGGGAAGCGTTAAACGATGTTTTGCGTCTTTCAAGAGGTATGACATATAAATCTGCGATTACCGGACTTAATATTGGTGGTGGTAAAGCAGTAATTATTGGTGACGCTAAAACGCAAAAAACTCCTGAGTTAATGCGTAAGTTTGGTGAGTTTGTTCACTCTCTTGGTGGAAGATATATCACTGCAGAAGATGTTGGAATGGAAACTAAAGACATGGACACTGTTAGAGATGTAACGCCTTATGTTACAGGAATCTCTGAAGAAAGAGGTGGCTCTGGAAATCCTTCTCCTGTAACGGCTTATGGTGTTTATTTAGGAATGAAAGCTGCTGCTAAAAGTCAGTTTGGTACTGATGTTTTAGACGGTAAAAAAGTTTTGGTTCAGGGAATTGGTCACGTTGGTGAAGCTTTGGTTGAGTATTTGACTAAAGAAGGAGCGATCGTTACAATTACAGATATTAACGAAGAAAAATTATATCAGGTAGCTCAAAAATACAACGCTACAATTTATACTGGTGAAGATTTATATACTGCAGATGTTGATATTTATGCGCCATGTGCAATGGGAGCAATTATCAATGATAATACTGTAGATAAAATTAAAGCTAAAGTAATTGCCGGAGCTGCGAATAATCAATTGGCTGACGAGAATGTTCACGGAGCGAGATTACAAGAAAGAGGTATTTTATATGCGCCGGATTTCTTGATCAACGCTGGTGGAATCATCAATGTTTATGCTGAATTAGAGCACTACGGTAAAGCTGAAATCATGTCTAAAACAGAAAATATCTATAATACTACTTTAGAAATTATCGATTATGCTGTAAAAAACGGAATGACAACGCATAAAGCTGCTTTAACAATTGCTCAAAATCGTATCGATTTGAGAAAAATTGAAAACGCTGCTAAAAAGTAATTAATTTCAATTTATAATATTAAGTCTCAGTTTACAGTTTGGTCTGTAAACTGAGACTTTTTTTATGTGCAAACTACAGTTGACCACTAAATTCTGAAAACTGACCACTAAAACGACGACTTTTTTACGAATTAATTTTAATATAAGGATTGAAATTCCTAATTTTGCAGACTAATTTTTAAATGTTCTTACAAGGTGGTAAATAGAAGACACATACGCGTTAAAGTAATGCAATCCATTTATGCAATGCATCAAAGCGGTTCTGATAATATGGAAAAAGAAGAGAAATTTCTTTTTTACAGCATAGACAATATTCAGGACTTATATCTTATAATGCTTTCTTCATTAATTGAAATCTGCAAAAAAGAATCTGTTTTTTTACATCTTTCAAGCAAAAAACATCTTGCAACTGCTGCAGAACGTAATCCAAACGAAAAATTCGTTAAAAACAAAATTTTTCAACTTCTTGCCGAAAGCAATTCTCTTAGCATCGCTCTAGAAAATCGTAAAATCAACAACTGGTCATTAAATGACGATTATATCATTTTACTTTTAAATGATATTAAAGCAAGCGATTTGTATGCGAAATACATGAGTACAACTACAAATACTTTTGAAGAAGACAGACAATTTGTAATTGATTTGTTTGCTGATGTAATTGTTCCTAACGAAAAATTATACGAGTATTTAGAAGATGATAAATTGACTTGGGTTGATGATATTCCTGTTGTAAACACACATATCATCAAACAATTGAAAGCAATCAAAACAGAAGATCCTGACGATTTTAGAGTGCCAAAATTGTATAAAGATGTTGAAGATAAGGATTTTGCTAAAGACTTGTTCAGAAGAACAGTTTTGAACGAATCTATTTTGGCAAAAGAATACGATGATAAAACACCAAACTGGGACAGTGAAAGAATTGCTGAAATTGATACTATTATCTTGAAAATGGCAATTTGTGAGTTCTTGAAATTCCCTTCGATTCCAGTGAAAGTAACTCTTAACGAATATTTAGAAATTGCTAAAGAGTATTCTACACCAAAAAGTAGTATTTTTATCAACGGAATTTTAGATAATCTTGTTAAAGAGCTTACCGCTAATAAAAAGATGATTAAAGTTGGACGCGGATTAATGTAAGATCTGAGAATACTCAATTTTATTAATGTCACTCTGAGCGTCCCGAAGCTTCGGGAGAAGAGCTAAAAAACATAAATATTAATAACAAAAATAAAAACTGAATACTATGCAAGATTTAATGAAATTTGCGCCTTATTTACTAATGTTTGTCGTGTTGTATTTCTTTATGATCAGACCACAACAAAAAAGAGCAAAAAACGAAAAAGAATTTGAAAGCAGCCTAAAAGTAGGTGATAAGATAATTACAAAAAGTGGTTTTCACGGTAAAGTAGTAGAGCTTGCAGAAACAAGTGCAATTATCGAAACTATGTCTGGAAAATTAAAAATCGAGCGTTCTGCTATTTCTATGGAAATGAGCGCTGCTTTGAATAAAAAAGCGTAATTTTTTAAATTAAAATATTTGAAATCCCAAATTCCAAATCGGAGTTTGGGATTTTTTTTGTTTGCAAATAAACGAATTGTATGTCTTTGCGAGGAACGAAGCAATCTCACTAAGTATGTGTTTTTGCTAGAGCGGTTGCTTCGTTCCTCGCAATGACTCAACTTTGAGTATAAAAAAAACCTTTGTCAAAGTTTTAAACTTTGACAAAGGTCTCTATCAATTAGGATTTTGCACTTCGACTTCGCTCAGTGTGACATCAATAATTTAAATTCTACCTGTATTTATCATTCAATCCCAAGTTATTTAAAATCATCGGAATCACTTTCTCGATTCTTGATAACTTCGTTTTCTCTTGTTTGGCGGTTTCAATATATTCCAGAAACTCATATTGTTTATATGGACTGAATTTTTGAAAAGCTTCTGCTAAAGCTGGATTTTGATCCATTTCTTTTTGGAGAAGTTCAGAGATTATAGCTTCTTTTTTAGAAGGTTTTATAACCTTTCCTTGCTTTTCGTTTTCAATCGCTTCAAGGATGTATTCTAAAACTTCTTTTTCGTTTACTTCTTCTTTCGATGTAAAACGCCATTGTCGCATGGATTTTGTTTTGTCTTCCTGAGCATTGATTAGTCTCTTTTTTTCGTCTTTTAGAAAAACGCCGTTCAGAAACCAGATTGCAAAATAATTTTTAAAACCGCCAATTCCAATAACATTTCTTTTGTTGTAAACATAAATTGGACCGCCCCATTTTATGGTTTCAACGAGTTCGGTTTTGTCAATAATTGATTTCAGGAAAAGAAGTTCTTCTTCCCAGTTATTGACTTTGTCCCAAATGTGTTTTTTATCAGAATTAGCTTCTTCCAAATTATCTTTTTCTTTTAGGTTTTTCAGGTGCGTCAAAAATGCCTGGAATTGCTGTTAATTCGGCAATTTTTACAATAACATCGGTTGCTTTTTGAATACTTTCTGCGGGAACATATTCGTATTTTCCGTGAAAGTTGTGACCACCAGCAAAGATATTCGGACAAGGTAATCCCATAAAGGATAATTGAGATCCATCAGTTCCGCCACGAATAGGTTTTATGATTGGTTTAATGTCCAATTCTCTCATTGCTTTTTCGGCGATATCAACAATATGTTTTACCGGAAGTACTTTTTCCTTCATATTATAATACTGATCTTTTACAACAGCAGTTACAATATCTTCACCAAATTGTTTAGCAAATTTTTTATTGATTTTCTTGGCAATTTTACCAATTAGATCTTTTCTTTTTTCGAATTTGATTTTGTTGTGATCACGAATAATCAATTCTAAGACTGTTTCTTCAATACTTCCTGTTAAGTGATGAACGTGGAAAAAACCTTCGTAACCTTTAGTTTCCTGTGGTGTTTCTCCTTTTGGTAATTCGTTGATGAAATCATTTGCAATCAACATTGAATTGATCATTTTTCCTTTGGCATAACCAGGATGAACACTTTTTCCTTTGATTGTGATTTTGGCTCCAGCCGCATTAAAATTTTCATATTCTAATTCTCCAATCTGACTTCCGTCCATGGTGTAAGCCCATTGTGCGCCAAATTTTTCTACGTCAAAATGATGCGCTCCACGACCAATTTCTTCGTCAGGCGTAAAACCAATTCTGATTTTTCCGTGTTTAATTTCAGGATGCTGAATTAGATATTCCATTGCCGAAACAATTTCTGTAATTCCTGCTTTATCATCAGCGCCTAACAAAGTTGTTCCGTCAGTTGTGATGATTGTTTGTCCTTTATATTGTAATAAATCTTTGAAGTAATTTGGAGATAAAACGATATTTTTTTCTGCGTTTAAAACAATGTCTTTTCCGTCGTAATTCTCTACTATTTGAGGTTTTACATTTGCTCCGCTAAAATCAGGTGAAGTATCAAAATGAGAAACAAAACCAATTGTTGGCACTTCATGATCTACATTACTTGGCAAAGTCGCCATGATATAAGCTTTGTCGTCTATAGTAACATCAGAAAGACCAATTGTTTTTAGTTCTTCGACTAATTTATTGGCTAGATTCCATTGTTTTTCTGTACTCGGTGTAGTTTGTGAATTTGGGTCTGATTCGGTATCAATTGTTACATAACTGATGAAACGATCTATAATATGTTGCATTTGTTTATTTTTTAGCAAATATAAGTAAATAGTTAGGCGTTGTAAAGCTGTAAATTATGAAAACTGTAAAATGAGATAAAAAAAATGCCACGTATTTCACGAATTAGCACTAATTCTTAAAACCTATAAATCCAATTTCATGAATTTAAATTCGTGAAATTGGATTTATAGGTTATCTGAAATATATTTTAATTCGTGCTAATTTGTGCAATTAGTGGTTAAAAAATTACTGAACACATCTGAAACCAATATGATTTGCAGGTGATTTATAATCTCCTTTTCCTCTTGTTCCTACCATATAACGTGTACAATATTGATCTGTACATAAAAATGATCCTCCGCGTTGTACTTTTTTCGGTAAGTTTGGTTCTCCCGGATCATAAGAAGATTCAGGACCTTGCGGATTTTTGGCAACTTGTCCGTTTTCGCTTAGAACAGAATAATAATCGGCAGTATACCAATCGTTTGTCCATTCCCAAACATTTCCTCCAATATCATAAAGTCCATAAGGATTTGGTTCAAATTGAGCGGTAGGAGCGATGCCAATATAGCCATCTTCGCCGGTATCTCCTTTTTCAATAGGAAAGTTTCCTTGATAGATATTCGCCTGAAATTTTCCTTTAGGTTTTAAAGTATTTCCCCAAGCATACAATTGCCCTGATTTTCCGCCTCGAGCAGCAAATTCCCATTCTGCTTCTGTTGGTAATCTTTTGCCTGCCCATTTCGCGTAAGCGGCTGCATCGTCGTATGAAACCTGAACTACGGGATATTTTTCTCTTCCTTTTATAGAACTTCCTGCTCCTTCCGGATGTCTCCAGTCAGCTCCTTGAACATAAGACCACCATTGCATATAATTGCCCAGATTTACTTTTGCTTGAGTAGGAGTAAAAACGGCTGATCCTGCGACTAAATTTTCTAATGGAGCATCAGGATATTCTTCGTGTGTTGGTTTTATTTCCGCCAATGTTACATAACCTGTAGCTTTTACAAAAGCTTCAAATTGTTCGTTTGTCACTTCTGTTTGATCCATATAAAAACCATCTACATAAACTCTATGAATTGGTGCGGCATCTTTGGTAACACCTTTTATACTGCATAAACTTTCATCTTCGACATTGCTTCCCATAGAATATTCTCCGCCAGGAATCCAAACCATTCCTTTTGGCGCTTTGCCAGTTGGTTTGTTTTTGTTTTCTATGGTTGGTTTAAACAAAGAAGTTTCTGAAGCATTTGGAGTTTCGGCACAATCCATTGCTGTCAATTTTTCTTTTGGAACAATAAGCTTGGTATAACCATAAGCTATTGAAATTATAGAAATTGTAAGTATGGCTAAAATCCAATAGGTTTTATTTTTCATTACAGTCATTTTATTTGTACGTAAATTATTATAAATATAGTAAAATAGGATTGTTAATAGGTTCTAAAGTTAAAAAAATAACTTAATAAACTCTATTTATTCGATATGGTTACTATGGATTTATTTATCTTCTTGAACTTCAACAACTTCGTATTTGTCTTTACCGTCTACTTGAACAGGTTGGTAGTAAGTTTCTCCAAATTTTACATATTTAGCGTCTCCTATCGTAACTTCTTCACCGCCTTCTGGTAAGTTATCTACAAGAGTTCCAGCGGTTGGCGCTACAACTTTGTACGAACTGCCATCTTTTTCATAATAGGTTCCTCCGTAATAATAATTATTGACGGTTCCGGTATTGACTGTTTCGGCTCCGCTTGGAATATTGTTTACGGTTCCTCCAACTGGTGCCGGTACTGCTGTATAACCTCCACTTGATGGTGCGTACCAAACTCCCTGATCATAATGATATTGAGTGCTTTCTACGCTTACTACAATTGCTGTTACTGCTAATGTTGCTACAAAAAATCCCCACGGATGCCAAACTGGTCCCCAATAAAATGGATGATAAGGACGTGGATAATAAGGATGATAACAATTGTATCTATAACCGCCATAACGATAAGGAGGACGAGCATATGGTCGCACGCCCGGTCTTACTATTGTGTTACGGTTGTTGCGAACATGGACACTATTGTTTACATTGATGTTTACATTGTTTCTATTTCTGTTAACAGTATTACCGCTAATATTGTTGTTTCTATTGCCGGTTCTGTTTCTGTTTACAGTGTTATTTGAGTTTCTGTTATTATTGATTGATTTATCTCCAATTTTTGAATTTGTAGAAGGTCTGTTAATTTTATTAGTTCCGGAACCATTAGCTCCAGGTCTGTTGGCTGTCGATGGTCTTTTTACTCCTGAACCAGATGAAGGTCTGTTTACTGCAGGTCTTGCTTGATTTGCCGGTCTGCTTACAGCTGGTCTTGCCTTACCTCCGCCGCCGCCTCTGTGTCCTCCGCCACCGCCACCATGACGTTGGGCAATACTATCAATTGAAATCAAAAAAAATGATCCCATTAAGCACATTAGTGCTAATTTTCTAAGAGTCTTTTTTATACTTTTCATTTTCAGTGTTTTATGTCCATTAAAATTATTAAAAATAAATAAGAATATTAGTGAAAATTAGAAAAATCATCTTACGTTTTATCTTTTCAGAAGATGATAATTCGAATCTAACTCATTTAATTAGAGAGAAATATCCCATTGTACTCTAAATCGCCATCCTGCTTCTAATGGCAATGTTTTGTCTTGAAAACTAAAATAACTAACTTCAGAAGTTAATTTGTTTTTATGTCCTTTAAAAAACCAATTGAAGGTTATTGTTGTTTCGTCTTGCAAGTTTTGCCTAAAATCATTGTTTGGGCGATATCCGGCATGTCTCGCGGCCATTTCTAAGTGTTCCGGCCACCAATGAAATGCATTATGAAAAAAATAACCAGCCTGAACATAATATCCTTTTAAAGTAGTTGTATCATTATTATTCAGTTTATCGATGATTTGTTTGTTGTGCCATTCGCTTTGCCACGAAAAACCACGATACATAAAAGCACTTTCAAAATTCCATTGATTTACGCGATATTGTCCCGGCAATCCATTTTCATAACCTTCTAAAGATCCTCCGCCTGCTTGCGAAAATCGGGTATAAGGGCTTCTGTTTGTTAATGCCGAAAAAGCAATAATAGGAGTTGGTTTTTCATGAAACTCGATATCACTTCCTTCAAAATCAAGAAATCTTCCTAAAAAGTTCCATTGTGTTCTTCCAAAATACATCAGATTATTATCATCATTAGATGTATTACCTCTTCCGGTTCCGGTTAAAGCTGCGACCCAATAATTAAAATCTGCAATTCCTTTTCCTTTAAGATGACCGTATATTTCAACACCCATTTGTCTGTCTGCTGTAAACGGACGATTTATCAGGGAGCGATCTACGGTTTGTTGTTCGCCGCTGCTGATAAAACGTTCGCGCGTATATTCGACTTTCCATTGACCGACTTTAAAACTTAACCATTCCCATTTTTCAATCATAAGTCTAAAATCAAGCAAATTAGATTGACTAAGTTCATATTCCCAATAATACTTTAGCCAAGGTTCGAATGCGTGACCGCCTACTTTTAATCTGGCGCGATTAATTTTGAAAGTGGTTTCTTTGTCCTTGCTGTAATCATCATATGTTACAGGATCCTGATCATTTGGAGTAGAAAATCGAAACTGAAATCGGCTTTGTAGTTGAAAAAGAAATTTATTATCTCTAGTTCGAAGTTCAATTCCTTTACTGCCATAACTAACATTGATTAATTTTGTGGTGTCTTTTTCCAGTTGCGCATTTGCCGAAATAATACTTAAAAACAATAACAATACAGGTAGGTTTCTTTTGATTTGGCTGTGCATATATTTGATTTTAATATATAGTTCTGTGTTTTCTTTTCTGAATATTTTAGATTTTAACCGCCAAAGTTTTTTGCAATTCCAAGTCCAATTCCCCAACTATCGTAAGCGTTCCATTTAAAATCATAACTAAAAGTTCCAAAAACTTCCCATCCTTTTGGCATTTCATAACCATATTCGGCTCCGGCACGAGTTAGAAGATAATCCTCTTCTTTAGCAAATTCTCCGCCCATTCCTATTAAAAAACTCCAGTGATCGTTGAGTTTGTAAATTCCCACAAGGGCAGGAGCAATTGGGTAACTTCTTTCGACAGTTTCCTTATCGTCGCCACTTTCGAGATTTTTTTCGACCTTAAATTTTTCGATAATAAAATCAGTATGTAAACCAATCGCCCATTTTTTACTTAAATGATTAAGTGTAATCAACTCCCCACGCAGGTAAACTCAAAACTTCTCGGTTTCCTTCATCATCTCTGCCTTCAAAAACATGAACATGATTGATAGAAATTCCAATTTGATGATGCGGTTTAAAAACTTCATTTTCTTCTTTTTCCTGAGCTGTAATTTTGTTTGGAAAGAAAAACGATAAACTAAAAATGATAGCTAAAAAGGAAGTTTTCTTTAAATAACTATTTGTATCACACATTTTGATAATTTATTAATGAAACGTTTATTTCGAAGTAAAAAAGAATAATTGCTTTTAAAGAAAAGAGGTATTTGCTGCCCATTTTACTGTACATGACAAATACCTCTTTTTAGATTATAGATTTAAAATTAATCTCTGTTTAAAGCTCTTTTTGCTTCACTGTTTAGATCAGAATATTCGATTTTCCCGACATTGATACCAACGCCATAAATTTCTCCGCCTTTGAATTCACCAGGTGTTTTGTATTCTTTACTAACTGCATCTCCGCTGTCAAATCCAACACAAAGTCCGTCTCCGGAAAGTGTGAATTTACCGGTTTGAGTTCTCATTGGTCCTGAAGCAACTTCTTTTCCATCAATATAAAGTTTCATTTTTCCAATTGATTCACCATTTGGACCTGCTTTTTCGCGGGTAAATTCCATACCAAAAACATGTTTTCCAGGTGTAATTTCAACATTCGAAGTAAATCTATGTTCAGGAGCGATTCCTAAGAAATTGTAGACATAATTCAGTTTTTTGTCTTTTAGAAATAAAGCGTGTC
This genomic interval carries:
- a CDS encoding alpha/beta hydrolase produces the protein METNLLILPGLGNSGVKHWQTFWHKKFKNSIRLVQDNWDEPIREEWIERLNEEVAKLDRPTILVAHSLAVSLVQHWAAANTNKNIVGALLVAPADVDSPQHTPESVRNFAPMPISKLPFPSIVVASENDPYASFERKQYFAEKWGSDFVNVGQQGHINSDSDLKYWEEGQEILQQLIKNITAHNND
- the nusB gene encoding transcription antitermination factor NusB — translated: MQSIYAMHQSGSDNMEKEEKFLFYSIDNIQDLYLIMLSSLIEICKKESVFLHLSSKKHLATAAERNPNEKFVKNKIFQLLAESNSLSIALENRKINNWSLNDDYIILLLNDIKASDLYAKYMSTTTNTFEEDRQFVIDLFADVIVPNEKLYEYLEDDKLTWVDDIPVVNTHIIKQLKAIKTEDPDDFRVPKLYKDVEDKDFAKDLFRRTVLNESILAKEYDDKTPNWDSERIAEIDTIILKMAICEFLKFPSIPVKVTLNEYLEIAKEYSTPKSSIFINGILDNLVKELTANKKMIKVGRGLM
- the yajC gene encoding preprotein translocase subunit YajC; this translates as MQDLMKFAPYLLMFVVLYFFMIRPQQKRAKNEKEFESSLKVGDKIITKSGFHGKVVELAETSAIIETMSGKLKIERSAISMEMSAALNKKA
- a CDS encoding alpha/beta hydrolase; this translates as MKKTILLLVLFFIGIASFSQNLEYETKSNIQYYNAPTNKSDSYINERCVLDIYYPKNTKNFATIVWFHGGGLTGGSKEIPEALKNKGFAIIGVNYRLAPKVKAAKAIEDAAAAVSWAFNNIASYGGDTSLIFVSGHSAGGYLGLMIGLDKKWLQKEGIDANKIAGLIPFSGQCITHFQIRKENGIPDTTPTVDAFAPLFYVRADAPPLLLITGDRELEMLGRYEENAYMARMMKLVGHKQTKLYELDGYGHGMTEPGFPLLVNEVNRIIKEHKK
- a CDS encoding amino acid dehydrogenase, whose amino-acid sequence is MDATFATGKELQKMDPVFGQLSFDDHEQIVFCNDKDTGLKAIIGIHNSVMGPALGGTRMWNYNTEWEALNDVLRLSRGMTYKSAITGLNIGGGKAVIIGDAKTQKTPELMRKFGEFVHSLGGRYITAEDVGMETKDMDTVRDVTPYVTGISEERGGSGNPSPVTAYGVYLGMKAAAKSQFGTDVLDGKKVLVQGIGHVGEALVEYLTKEGAIVTITDINEEKLYQVAQKYNATIYTGEDLYTADVDIYAPCAMGAIINDNTVDKIKAKVIAGAANNQLADENVHGARLQERGILYAPDFLINAGGIINVYAELEHYGKAEIMSKTENIYNTTLEIIDYAVKNGMTTHKAALTIAQNRIDLRKIENAAKK
- a CDS encoding ABC transporter ATP-binding protein; its protein translation is MKELSYLNKYFIKYKYSFSLGILITIIAQIFSLFTPKLISKSLNAIEKFDKLPKADQTSQAIIDTYREGLIHNVLLIIATTIVAGFLTFLMRQTLIVMSRHIEFDLKNEVFKQYENLSQNFYKQNRTGDLMNRISEDVSKVRMYVGPAVMYTINTFIRFAIVIIYMYNVSPLLTLYTILPLPILSYCIFKLSSEINKRSTTFQQYLSKVSSFSQEIFSGIRVIKAYSLENQHQNNMVALADESKKKSLDLAKVQSLFGPLMIALIGISNLVVIYFGGVMYINGTIANIGTIAEFILYVNMLTWPVASLGWVSSMVQEAEASQKRLNEFLKIEPEITNNNENHSDIQGSIAFENVSYTYEDTNIEALKNVTFTVKKGETLAILGKTGSGKSTILSLISRLYDVTEGRIIIDQNEISTLNLNDLRNNIGIVPQDAFLFSDTIKNNIKFGNQNATNEEVEEAAKSAVVHDNIIAFNKQYDTILGERGITLSGGQKQRVSIARAIIKNPAILLFDDCLSAVDTETEETILSNLFGICKDKTTIIVSHRVSSAKNADKIIILEDGRIIQQGSHNQLINQEGYYSSLYLKQLSEKELL
- a CDS encoding PUR family DNA/RNA-binding protein: MRENDMLEKEEIFSKVLRAGRRTYFFDVRATKADDYYITITESKKFTEEDGSFHFKKHKIYLYKEDFSAFAEILEEMTSYVLNHKGEEVISERHQKDFKKEYGSDKPETQRTSFTDIDFDDI